The Thioalkalivibrio sulfidiphilus HL-EbGr7 genome includes a window with the following:
- the gcvH gene encoding glycine cleavage system protein GcvH, translating to MSNTPADLRYTKSHEWVRSESDGTVTVGISDHAQELLGDLVFVETPEVGSSHGAGAACAVVESVKAASDVYAPVAGEVVAVNEQLADSPELVNSDPYGEGWLFRLKPADAGAAGGLMDADAYQAMVDEEG from the coding sequence ATGAGCAATACCCCTGCTGATCTTCGCTATACCAAGAGCCACGAGTGGGTGCGCAGTGAATCCGACGGCACCGTCACCGTGGGCATCTCCGATCACGCCCAGGAGCTGCTCGGCGACCTGGTGTTCGTGGAGACCCCCGAGGTGGGCAGCAGTCATGGCGCCGGTGCCGCCTGCGCCGTGGTGGAGTCGGTGAAGGCCGCCTCCGACGTCTATGCGCCCGTGGCCGGCGAGGTGGTGGCGGTCAACGAGCAGCTCGCCGACAGCCCCGAACTGGTCAACAGCGATCCCTACGGCGAGGGCTGGCTGTTCCGCCTCAAGCCCGCCGATGCGGGCGCCGCCGGCGGCCTGATGGACGCCGACGCCTACCAGGCCATGGTGGACGAGGAAGGCTGA
- the gcvT gene encoding glycine cleavage system aminomethyltransferase GcvT, which produces MSKQTPLYEKHLEAGARMVDFGGWSMPLHYGSQIEEHHAVRRDAGMFDVSHMTVVDVQGNGARDYLRFLLANDVAKLKVPGKALYSCMLTPEGGVVDDLITYYLSDTFYRLVVNAATRDKDLAWMRDRATGFDVLLQERDDLAMVAVQGPHGRDKALSVLDGEIARVADALSPFVGGQAGDWFVGRTGYTGEDGFEIMLPAAEAPAFWDRLKVAGVQPAGLGARDTLRLEAGMNLYGQDMDEQVSPLESGLAWTVAFEPAERDFVGRAALEKQKAAGGLRRFVGLVLEGRGVLRGHMRVLCGAAGEGEITSGGFSPTLGVSIALARVPAGTGERVEVDVRGKPQPARLVKPPFVRNGQACVEI; this is translated from the coding sequence ATGAGCAAGCAGACCCCGCTGTATGAGAAACACCTGGAAGCCGGCGCCCGCATGGTGGACTTCGGCGGCTGGTCCATGCCCCTGCATTACGGCTCCCAGATCGAGGAACACCACGCCGTGCGCCGCGATGCCGGCATGTTCGACGTCTCCCACATGACCGTGGTGGACGTGCAGGGCAACGGTGCCCGCGACTACCTGCGCTTCCTGCTGGCCAACGACGTGGCGAAACTCAAGGTGCCCGGCAAGGCCCTGTACAGTTGCATGCTCACCCCCGAGGGCGGGGTGGTGGACGACCTGATCACCTACTATCTCTCCGATACGTTCTATCGCCTGGTGGTCAACGCGGCCACCCGGGACAAGGATCTGGCCTGGATGCGGGATCGGGCCACCGGTTTCGATGTGCTGCTCCAGGAGCGGGACGATCTCGCCATGGTGGCGGTGCAGGGTCCCCATGGCCGTGACAAGGCCCTGTCGGTATTGGATGGCGAGATCGCCCGGGTCGCCGATGCCCTGTCTCCCTTCGTGGGCGGGCAGGCCGGCGACTGGTTCGTGGGCCGCACCGGTTACACCGGCGAGGACGGCTTCGAGATCATGCTGCCCGCCGCCGAGGCACCCGCCTTCTGGGACCGCCTCAAGGTGGCCGGCGTGCAGCCCGCCGGCCTCGGCGCCCGGGACACCCTGCGCCTGGAGGCGGGCATGAATCTCTACGGCCAGGACATGGACGAGCAGGTCTCGCCCCTGGAATCGGGTCTCGCCTGGACCGTGGCCTTCGAGCCCGCCGAGCGTGACTTCGTCGGCCGTGCGGCCCTGGAAAAACAGAAGGCGGCAGGCGGCCTGCGCCGTTTCGTGGGCCTGGTGCTGGAGGGCCGTGGCGTGCTGCGCGGCCACATGCGCGTGCTGTGCGGTGCGGCCGGCGAGGGCGAGATCACCAGCGGCGGCTTCTCGCCCACCCTGGGTGTCTCCATCGCCCTGGCCCGGGTGCCCGCGGGCACCGGCGAGCGCGTGGAAGTGGACGTGCGCGGCAAGCCCCAGCCGGCCAGGCTGGTCAAGCCCCCCTTCGTGCGCAACGGCCAGGCCTGCGTGGAGATCTGA
- a CDS encoding SAM-dependent methyltransferase, whose product MMKEFWDERYRESGFAYGEAPNAFLVSHERLYQPGQRALAVADGEGRNGVWLAGRGLQVLSVDRSQVGLDKAELLAASRGVAVETRCVDLAEWDWPEAAFDHVVAVFAHFPPDIRQQIHRAMLRALKPGGVLLLEAFSPEQLDYESGGPRDPAMLYSAVMLREDFVDGDIEEIAETLTTLDEGPYHQGPAAVTRALVRRP is encoded by the coding sequence ATGATGAAGGAATTCTGGGACGAGCGCTACCGTGAGTCCGGTTTCGCCTACGGCGAGGCCCCCAATGCCTTCCTGGTGAGCCATGAACGGCTTTATCAGCCGGGACAACGGGCCCTGGCCGTGGCCGATGGCGAGGGGCGCAACGGGGTCTGGCTGGCCGGCCGTGGGCTTCAGGTGCTCTCGGTGGATCGTTCCCAGGTGGGGCTCGACAAGGCCGAACTGCTGGCCGCGTCCCGGGGCGTGGCCGTGGAGACCCGCTGCGTGGATCTGGCCGAATGGGACTGGCCCGAGGCGGCCTTCGACCACGTGGTGGCCGTTTTTGCCCACTTCCCCCCGGACATCCGTCAGCAGATCCACCGGGCCATGCTGCGCGCGCTGAAACCCGGCGGTGTCCTGCTCCTGGAGGCCTTCAGCCCGGAACAGCTGGACTACGAGAGCGGCGGCCCGCGGGATCCCGCCATGCTCTACTCGGCGGTCATGCTGCGCGAGGACTTCGTGGACGGCGACATCGAAGAGATCGCCGAGACCCTCACCACCCTGGACGAGGGGCCTTATCACCAGGGCCCGGCGGCGGTGACCCGGGCCCTGGTGCGGCGGCCGTGA